One window of Nocardia nova SH22a genomic DNA carries:
- a CDS encoding DUF402 domain-containing protein, with protein MTQGHTVDLHRPKVEYFDLAESTNTDPKGFVRPVETFHVEPWGLYMARTADHPEFHYLESWLLPELSLRASIFHFRPAIDRDQDYYLDIGDFGPSGPHTWTSVDHYLDIVVRRAREAVLLDVDELLAAHAAGYLTAAQAQRAVEAATVAIDGIASHGYDFEAWLRSRGITLGWR; from the coding sequence ATGACGCAGGGGCACACGGTCGATCTGCATCGACCCAAAGTCGAGTACTTCGATCTGGCCGAATCGACCAATACCGACCCCAAGGGTTTCGTCCGGCCGGTGGAGACCTTCCACGTCGAGCCGTGGGGCCTCTACATGGCCCGCACCGCCGACCATCCGGAATTCCACTACCTCGAATCCTGGCTGCTGCCCGAATTGTCGTTGCGCGCCTCGATCTTCCACTTCCGCCCCGCCATCGACCGGGACCAGGACTACTACCTCGACATCGGCGATTTCGGCCCGTCCGGTCCGCACACCTGGACCTCGGTCGACCACTACCTCGACATCGTGGTCCGCCGCGCGCGCGAGGCCGTCCTGCTCGACGTGGACGAACTCCTGGCGGCACACGCCGCCGGATACCTCACCGCGGCGCAGGCGCAGCGGGCGGTCGAGGCGGCCACCGTCGCCATCGACGGCATCGCCTCGCACGGTTACGACTTCGAGGCCTGGCTGCGCTCGCGCGGCATCACCCTCGGCTGGCGGTGA